One genomic window of Candidatus Nitrospira inopinata includes the following:
- a CDS encoding class I SAM-dependent methyltransferase — protein MKEIVLDLGCGENKMTGAIGVDLRPCRGVDLICRINEKLPFKDSSIDKIWCRHVLEHMEDLEFVLMEFKRILKDSGTIHIVVPHFSNSLAYSDYTHKRFFGYYTFDYFSFNKSRYWWVPTYVSAEKLFSIEQKRLVFRNLGIAGRLVERIVNRSEFAAYLYEAKFSWVVPCFEIYFCLSKRMVESSASGEDDTVPMKHGAISGRP, from the coding sequence ATGAAAGAAATTGTTCTTGATCTAGGGTGCGGAGAAAATAAGATGACCGGGGCAATCGGAGTTGATTTACGACCATGTCGTGGCGTGGATCTAATTTGCAGGATCAATGAGAAATTGCCTTTCAAAGACAGTTCGATCGACAAGATATGGTGCAGGCATGTACTGGAGCACATGGAGGATTTAGAGTTTGTTTTGATGGAATTTAAGAGAATCCTGAAAGATTCAGGAACGATCCATATTGTGGTCCCTCATTTTTCTAATTCATTGGCCTACTCGGACTATACGCACAAGAGATTTTTTGGCTACTACACATTTGATTATTTCTCTTTTAATAAAAGCAGATACTGGTGGGTGCCAACATATGTGTCTGCTGAGAAATTATTTTCGATAGAACAGAAACGGCTTGTGTTTAGAAATCTTGGTATTGCAGGGAGATTGGTAGAACGAATCGTAAATCGATCCGAGTTTGCTGCCTATTTATACGAAGCTAAATTCTCATGGGTGGTTCCTTGCTTCGAGATCTACTTTTGCCTATCAAAGCGGATGGTGGAAAGCTCGGCGTCTGGTGAAGACGATACCGTGCCGATGAAGCATGGTGCAATCTCCGGACGTCCGTAA
- a CDS encoding glycosyltransferase family 4 protein has translation MREKTQALGSCAKYTFMRWLFSSVHRCVCSSQGEGRYYESVFGWSASKWSYIPFHTDPDLLDYDGSGHDGFVLSAGRTFRDYRTLLQAFQSIDAPLRIVASPSNIELRDKPAHVTIDYDLPGPDLMKLMARAFAVAVPLEPRKISTGQSVILQAMALGKPVIATRVNGTEDYIEHMRTGILVPPCDPRAIEEAVRLLLSDEPLRQRLGRAARERIKEAHLPVHYVHDVAKALGVAV, from the coding sequence ATGCGAGAGAAGACTCAAGCATTGGGTTCCTGTGCCAAGTACACCTTCATGCGGTGGTTATTCTCATCCGTCCATCGGTGCGTGTGTTCCTCACAAGGCGAGGGCCGGTATTACGAATCGGTGTTTGGGTGGTCCGCTTCAAAGTGGTCGTATATACCGTTTCATACGGACCCCGACTTGCTTGATTACGACGGCTCAGGCCATGATGGATTTGTCTTGTCCGCCGGGCGCACATTCCGCGACTACCGAACATTGCTTCAGGCTTTTCAGTCGATCGACGCGCCGTTGCGGATCGTTGCGTCTCCGTCGAATATCGAATTGCGGGACAAACCGGCCCACGTCACGATTGACTATGACCTGCCCGGTCCCGATTTGATGAAGCTCATGGCCCGTGCATTTGCCGTGGCGGTGCCCCTTGAACCCCGGAAAATTTCAACAGGACAAAGTGTCATCCTGCAAGCCATGGCGCTAGGCAAGCCGGTCATTGCAACCAGAGTCAATGGCACCGAAGACTATATTGAGCATATGAGAACGGGCATCCTGGTGCCGCCTTGTGATCCGCGCGCGATTGAAGAAGCCGTGCGCTTGCTTCTCAGCGATGAGCCGCTTCGCCAACGGCTCGGCCGTGCCGCCAGAGAGCGGATCAAAGAAGCCCACTTGCCCGTTCACTATGTTCATGACGTTGCGAAGGCATTGGGCGTGGCAGTCTAG
- a CDS encoding GDSL-type esterase/lipase family protein: protein MRNLRAAYGAYGLTVKLIHLTIALVIMLTDVSCTIDGHAGDSMNDREDNMPKTLVIIGASYAKGLNPKDLAGYQVVNKGINGEQSFEMLGRFETDVIAVKPDAVLIWGFINDIFRGDATQIDQIVKRTRESTAAMVAMAKKAGITPILATEVTIRGREGWKEAAQELVANVLGKSSYQDYVNKHVRETNQWIRQMAAQERIQLLDFEAVLADPRGVRKKEFSKPDGSHISEAGYEALTRYVEERLKGMPSQ, encoded by the coding sequence ATGCGGAATTTGAGAGCCGCATATGGCGCATATGGATTGACGGTCAAGCTGATTCACTTGACGATTGCGCTTGTAATAATGCTGACGGATGTGTCGTGCACTATTGATGGTCATGCAGGAGATTCAATGAATGATCGGGAAGACAATATGCCAAAGACACTTGTCATTATCGGCGCCTCCTACGCAAAGGGGCTCAATCCTAAAGATCTGGCCGGGTATCAGGTTGTCAACAAGGGAATAAATGGGGAGCAGTCATTTGAGATGCTCGGCCGGTTTGAAACCGATGTGATTGCAGTCAAGCCGGATGCCGTGCTCATCTGGGGATTTATCAACGACATCTTTCGAGGGGATGCCACACAAATTGATCAGATAGTGAAGCGAACGAGAGAAAGTACGGCGGCTATGGTGGCCATGGCAAAGAAAGCAGGAATCACGCCGATCTTGGCCACGGAAGTGACGATTCGCGGTCGAGAAGGGTGGAAAGAAGCCGCCCAGGAACTGGTTGCAAATGTACTGGGTAAGTCAAGTTACCAAGATTACGTTAATAAACATGTCAGAGAGACCAACCAATGGATTCGCCAAATGGCTGCACAGGAAAGGATTCAGCTTTTGGATTTTGAGGCGGTTCTTGCCGATCCACGAGGTGTTCGGAAGAAAGAGTTCTCGAAGCCTGACGGTAGCCACATTTCCGAAGCGGGATATGAGGCGTTGACTCGCTATGTCGAAGAGCGGCTGAAAGGGATGCCGAGTCAATGA
- a CDS encoding YdcF family protein — protein sequence MEVIAKYLVLPSNLMTISLLVGLVLLLFRMTKKGLWVGLGGVAIYLVFGTGPVSFLLLGALEFRIPPADLTEREKAEAIVVLAGYGEADPDHPLSSRVNGTSAIRLLETVMLHKSWPNMPVFVSGFQEVADIMRDILISAGVPQSQIIVDSLSMNTYESAIHLAPMLGNQPFLLVTSAGHMPRAMGVFLKAGTHPLPVPTDYMTKRNPLATTYLPSPLHLHCSDLAMSEYAALAWYSLKGRV from the coding sequence GTGGAGGTGATTGCCAAATATCTGGTCCTCCCATCCAATCTGATGACGATCAGCCTGCTCGTCGGCTTGGTACTCCTCTTGTTTCGTATGACAAAGAAAGGCCTATGGGTTGGTTTGGGAGGAGTCGCGATCTATCTCGTCTTCGGCACCGGCCCCGTCTCCTTTCTGCTGCTGGGGGCATTGGAGTTTCGTATTCCACCGGCTGACCTAACAGAGCGGGAAAAGGCGGAGGCCATTGTGGTTCTTGCCGGATACGGCGAGGCTGATCCGGATCACCCGCTCAGCAGCCGTGTTAATGGGACGTCGGCCATTCGCTTGCTGGAGACGGTGATGTTGCACAAAAGCTGGCCCAACATGCCTGTTTTTGTGAGCGGGTTTCAAGAGGTTGCCGATATTATGAGGGATATTCTTATATCTGCCGGCGTTCCACAGAGCCAAATTATCGTTGATTCCTTGTCGATGAATACATATGAGAGCGCCATTCATTTGGCGCCGATGCTGGGCAACCAGCCGTTTTTGCTTGTCACGTCCGCCGGCCACATGCCGAGGGCGATGGGTGTGTTTCTCAAGGCAGGCACCCATCCCCTTCCCGTGCCGACCGATTATATGACCAAGCGCAACCCACTCGCGACCACTTATTTGCCGTCCCCGCTGCATTTGCATTGCTCGGACTTGGCGATGTCCGAGTACGCGGCGCTGGCTTGGTATTCTCTCAAGGGACGTGTGTGA
- a CDS encoding Gfo/Idh/MocA family oxidoreductase, which produces MKAQTNSTAPLDVALIGCGKMAVHHAKAIKACGGGRIVGLADPSGDRSKLDGLIPRDVPFFTSTADLLKTVKPTVAHIVTPPATHADLALLCLEHGSHVYVEKPFTLRFSEANTVLEAAQKAGRLVCAGHQLLYEPPARALAESLPLIGRVVHVESYFSFKTVRKSTDGRSLMSPIDQLMDILPHPVYTLLNVLSAQVKAAPLLQSLLVRPEGEVHALLQAGEATGTLVVTLRGRPIDSYLRVVGTNGSLRADFVRGHLTKLAGPGASAVGILSNPYREAMQMVFGSTKGFASRILNKHKGYPGLAELIQAFYTGIRRGEVSPLSPDSIRETVRLCEQIGERLHAAKAEFEARAEIELAAQASQLPPIDERKGLVLVTGGSGMLGRAVVSGLRRCGWPVRSLGRRIPPPSEREPGVEYVKADLGGDFDRDVAKGVETVVHCAAETAGGKDAHERNSVAATRNLLHAAADASVRRFIHISSLAVLKTSKEMGKPLDERTPVDIGNLGRGPYVWGKAESERLVNELGRTLGLSVKIIRPGPLVDFANYEPPGRLGRELGPIYVAVGPKSSRIALCDVRTAAQVIRATVQDFDAAPPVLNLVEPTAPTREELLKRWLQKRPDLKAVWLPGFVLSFLSPVLILLQRILLRGKTPVDIAAAFASEQYDTALAKEMVQRAYETI; this is translated from the coding sequence ATGAAGGCACAAACGAATTCCACCGCGCCACTGGACGTCGCGCTCATCGGCTGCGGAAAAATGGCGGTGCATCACGCCAAAGCGATCAAGGCCTGTGGAGGCGGGCGTATCGTCGGCTTGGCCGACCCATCCGGCGACCGATCCAAACTGGACGGCTTGATTCCCCGGGACGTTCCTTTTTTTACCTCGACCGCCGACCTCTTGAAGACGGTCAAGCCGACCGTGGCGCATATCGTGACCCCGCCGGCGACGCATGCGGACCTGGCGTTGCTCTGTTTGGAACATGGCTCTCACGTCTATGTGGAAAAACCCTTCACGTTGCGGTTTTCCGAAGCGAACACGGTATTGGAAGCCGCCCAAAAGGCCGGCCGCTTGGTCTGCGCGGGGCACCAGTTGCTGTACGAACCTCCCGCGCGGGCGCTTGCCGAGTCGCTGCCGTTGATCGGCCGGGTTGTCCATGTTGAAAGCTACTTTTCATTTAAGACGGTGAGAAAATCCACAGATGGCCGATCGTTGATGTCACCCATCGATCAGTTGATGGATATCCTGCCTCATCCCGTCTATACGTTGCTTAATGTGTTGAGTGCGCAGGTCAAGGCGGCGCCGCTCTTACAGTCGTTGTTGGTTCGGCCCGAAGGGGAGGTCCATGCTTTGTTACAGGCTGGGGAGGCGACGGGAACGTTGGTCGTTACCCTGCGTGGCCGGCCGATCGATTCCTATCTGCGAGTCGTCGGCACCAACGGATCACTCCGAGCCGATTTCGTGCGCGGCCATCTGACCAAGTTGGCCGGTCCAGGCGCTTCGGCGGTCGGGATCCTCTCGAATCCCTATCGGGAGGCGATGCAGATGGTCTTCGGATCGACGAAAGGCTTTGCATCGCGCATTCTGAATAAACACAAGGGCTACCCTGGATTGGCCGAATTGATCCAGGCGTTTTATACCGGCATTCGTCGAGGGGAGGTTTCGCCCTTGTCGCCGGACTCCATTCGAGAAACCGTGCGTCTGTGCGAGCAGATCGGAGAGCGATTGCATGCCGCCAAAGCCGAGTTTGAAGCTCGGGCGGAGATCGAATTGGCCGCGCAAGCAAGCCAATTGCCGCCGATTGATGAACGAAAAGGACTCGTACTCGTGACGGGGGGAAGCGGTATGCTCGGGCGAGCGGTCGTCTCAGGATTGCGGCGATGCGGCTGGCCTGTTCGTTCTTTGGGGCGACGAATTCCTCCGCCATCCGAACGAGAGCCTGGCGTTGAGTATGTGAAGGCCGATTTAGGGGGGGATTTCGATCGTGATGTTGCGAAAGGAGTTGAGACCGTTGTCCATTGCGCCGCGGAAACGGCCGGAGGCAAGGACGCGCATGAACGAAACTCCGTGGCGGCAACCAGAAACCTGTTACACGCTGCCGCTGACGCCTCTGTTCGGCGGTTCATCCATATCAGCAGCCTGGCCGTTTTAAAAACAAGCAAGGAAATGGGCAAGCCGCTGGATGAGCGGACGCCTGTCGATATCGGCAATCTTGGTCGAGGACCCTACGTGTGGGGCAAGGCCGAGTCGGAACGGCTGGTTAACGAATTAGGACGAACCCTGGGGCTTTCGGTGAAGATCATCAGACCTGGCCCATTGGTGGACTTCGCTAATTACGAGCCGCCGGGGAGATTAGGTCGAGAGCTGGGACCGATTTATGTTGCCGTGGGACCAAAGTCGAGCCGCATCGCTCTGTGTGATGTGCGGACGGCCGCCCAAGTTATCAGAGCGACGGTGCAGGACTTTGACGCCGCCCCCCCGGTACTCAACCTCGTGGAACCGACTGCGCCAACGCGTGAAGAGTTGCTGAAGCGGTGGCTTCAAAAGCGACCAGATCTCAAAGCCGTGTGGCTGCCGGGATTCGTCTTGTCCTTCTTGTCACCTGTCCTCATCCTGCTTCAGCGGATTTTGCTGCGGGGGAAGACCCCGGTCGACATCGCCGCGGCCTTCGCGTCGGAACAGTATGATACGGCGCTGGCAAAAGAAATGGTGCAGCGTGCTTATGAAACGATCTGA
- a CDS encoding class I SAM-dependent methyltransferase, with product MKRSEIIQAEKMSADAHSGGAIHQKWVANYRTPEMQAFYDMAFDKIVKLLDAPRDSMILDAGCGSCAKSVLLASKGFRVTAVDYSADALKLAKETIYAQGLADRVTLKQEDLLGLSFPDRSFQYALCWGVLMHIPDVQRALSELARIVKPGGILVLSEGNVNSMQAKLMRTLKKLLRRERAEVRHIPAGIEYLEKTDQGTLLTRQTNMSWLITECDRLGFDVKARIAGQFTELYVAVPWRPFKTLLHGLNSLWFQHVGWAGPAFGNILILEKRLSA from the coding sequence ATGAAACGATCTGAAATAATCCAAGCGGAAAAGATGTCGGCTGATGCGCATTCCGGCGGAGCCATTCATCAAAAATGGGTGGCTAATTATCGGACGCCGGAGATGCAGGCATTCTATGACATGGCATTCGACAAGATCGTGAAGCTGCTGGACGCTCCACGCGACTCTATGATTTTGGATGCCGGTTGCGGAAGTTGCGCAAAGTCCGTCCTTTTGGCTTCCAAAGGTTTCCGTGTGACAGCGGTTGATTACTCGGCTGATGCTCTGAAACTAGCGAAGGAGACGATCTACGCGCAAGGCTTGGCTGACCGTGTCACTCTGAAGCAGGAAGACCTGCTAGGGCTCTCGTTTCCCGATCGCTCGTTTCAATACGCCCTCTGTTGGGGGGTGTTGATGCATATCCCTGACGTGCAGCGCGCTTTAAGTGAACTGGCGCGAATCGTGAAGCCTGGAGGAATACTTGTATTGAGCGAAGGCAACGTAAATTCCATGCAAGCAAAACTTATGCGCACGCTTAAAAAGCTGTTGCGTCGTGAGCGTGCGGAAGTCAGGCATATACCGGCTGGCATTGAGTACCTTGAAAAGACGGACCAAGGGACGTTGCTGACGCGGCAGACCAATATGTCGTGGCTGATCACCGAATGCGATCGGCTTGGTTTCGATGTCAAGGCCAGAATTGCCGGACAGTTCACCGAGCTTTATGTAGCCGTGCCGTGGCGACCGTTCAAAACGCTCCTTCATGGACTCAATAGCTTGTGGTTTCAGCACGTGGGCTGGGCTGGTCCGGCCTTCGGGAATATCCTCATTTTAGAAAAACGTCTATCCGCTTAG
- the asnB gene encoding asparagine synthase (glutamine-hydrolyzing), with amino-acid sequence MCGIVGLMYADPARHCSREVVTKMRDTFVYRGPDDAGLYLDGPVGLGHRRLSIIDLGGGHQPMSIENGAFWIVFNGEIYNYRSLREELIRKGRRFQTQSDTEVILHLYAERGEACVHALNGMFAFAVWDTRRRALFLARDRMGVKPLYYAVTPEAFLFASEIKAILSSGLMPARCRSEALGEYLLFRQVAGPETLFAGVMNLPPGCTLTLCDGKSHVTRYWSLRPAADRPAITYEEAKNTLTELLEDSVKLRLISDVPVGTFCSGGVDSSLVTALASKIKSDQVNTFSIGFDEPEYDESAFAFMVAKQYRTLHHQLTIGNVEFSELFPQMVWQNDEPLNFANSIQIFALSRMAKQYVTVVLTGEGSDELFAGYPRYRIPGMASFYRRMPRALRSLAKLWGAVAKDHRIMKLDRFASCSPLETLLYNSSMLRPDVVATIAPRLAESRLDHRRSCLKGTEQLGLDDLARAALLDQECFLVSILNRQDKMSMAASIESRVPFMDYRIVEFANRLPSSYKLRKGSGKAIVKDVARAFLPAETVDRRKSGFGVPLDRWFRSDVGMGERVRQLPNQVDPDLFDRKILRRLVEEHRAGAQDHSEVLWTVLNVQTWKETFHC; translated from the coding sequence ATGTGCGGCATAGTGGGGCTGATGTACGCCGATCCAGCCCGCCATTGCTCCCGTGAGGTTGTCACGAAGATGCGGGATACGTTTGTCTATCGGGGGCCCGATGACGCCGGCCTGTATCTGGATGGTCCGGTGGGGTTGGGGCATCGACGATTGAGCATTATCGACCTCGGCGGCGGCCATCAGCCGATGTCGATTGAAAACGGCGCGTTCTGGATCGTGTTCAACGGTGAAATTTACAACTATCGATCATTGCGCGAAGAGTTGATCCGGAAAGGCCGTCGATTTCAAACGCAGAGCGACACGGAAGTGATTCTCCATCTCTATGCCGAGCGAGGCGAAGCCTGTGTGCACGCGCTCAACGGGATGTTTGCGTTCGCCGTTTGGGATACTCGTCGGCGCGCGCTGTTTCTGGCCCGCGACCGAATGGGGGTCAAACCCCTCTATTATGCGGTGACGCCGGAGGCGTTTCTCTTTGCGTCTGAAATCAAGGCCATTTTGAGCAGCGGATTGATGCCGGCGCGCTGTCGAAGCGAGGCCTTGGGGGAATATCTGCTCTTTCGCCAGGTCGCCGGCCCGGAAACCCTGTTTGCGGGAGTGATGAATCTTCCTCCCGGATGCACCCTGACGCTCTGTGATGGAAAGTCTCACGTCACTCGCTACTGGTCTCTCAGGCCGGCTGCGGACCGACCAGCGATCACCTACGAAGAGGCTAAGAACACGTTGACCGAGTTGCTGGAAGACTCCGTCAAGTTGCGACTGATCAGCGACGTCCCCGTCGGGACTTTTTGCAGCGGAGGCGTTGATTCCAGCCTCGTCACGGCCTTGGCGTCGAAAATCAAAAGCGACCAAGTCAACACGTTTTCCATTGGTTTTGATGAGCCAGAGTATGATGAAAGTGCCTTTGCCTTCATGGTTGCCAAGCAGTATAGAACGCTTCACCATCAGCTCACTATTGGTAACGTTGAGTTCAGCGAACTATTCCCGCAAATGGTCTGGCAGAACGACGAGCCGCTCAATTTTGCGAACTCCATCCAGATCTTTGCCTTAAGTCGCATGGCTAAGCAATATGTGACAGTGGTTCTGACGGGCGAAGGATCCGACGAATTGTTCGCCGGCTATCCTCGTTATCGCATTCCGGGGATGGCTTCTTTCTATCGTCGTATGCCGCGCGCGCTGCGAAGCCTTGCGAAACTGTGGGGAGCCGTCGCGAAGGATCATCGGATCATGAAGCTTGACCGGTTTGCATCGTGTTCTCCATTAGAAACGCTGCTGTACAATTCCAGCATGTTGCGTCCCGATGTCGTCGCGACCATCGCGCCGCGTCTCGCCGAAAGCCGACTTGACCATCGCCGGTCATGCCTCAAGGGAACCGAGCAGCTTGGGCTGGACGACCTCGCGAGGGCGGCGCTGTTGGACCAGGAGTGTTTTCTTGTGTCCATTTTGAATCGACAGGACAAGATGAGCATGGCCGCGAGCATCGAGTCTCGGGTGCCGTTCATGGATTATCGAATCGTCGAATTCGCCAACCGGTTGCCGAGTTCATACAAGTTGCGGAAGGGAAGTGGGAAGGCTATTGTGAAGGATGTGGCGCGGGCCTTCTTGCCAGCAGAGACGGTTGATCGGCGTAAATCGGGATTTGGCGTACCACTAGACCGCTGGTTTCGATCCGATGTGGGGATGGGAGAACGAGTTCGTCAGTTACCGAACCAAGTTGATCCCGATCTCTTCGATCGAAAGATCCTCCGTCGGTTGGTCGAGGAACATCGGGCCGGTGCGCAAGATCACTCCGAGGTTCTCTGGACGGTGTTAAACGTGCAAACATGGAAAGAGACGTTCCATTGCTGA
- a CDS encoding phenylacetate--CoA ligase family protein, giving the protein MNRLAAALYNLAPVWGQNLILSGYSLLLDRERYGERFRGFRDLLAKTEWYSESELLAYQDERLRATIAHAYEAVPFYRRRFDERKLKPADIRGQRDLPKIPLLTRDEVRAHFGELWSSRIPQGARKTGHTSGTTGTPLTVGYDDQTIGMAYAALDRHYRWAGCRLARDGDRIAVARGNVIVPLHQKKPPFWRLNRCHNQLLLSSFHLSKQNLPAYFDELARFKPAVLDGYPSTLYVLAKFLQSCGQTFPVRAAITSSETLYDFQRELIEERFQCRVFDYYALAERVVFSSECDRHEGHHVAMEYGVAEVVDDKGQPVSDGAAGKLVGTSLHNDAMPLIRYVTSDMTSLRERRCSCGRGLTMMGDVTTKAEDVLTLKDGRLISPSVLTHPFKPLDCIEGSQIVQTDPQTVVVRLIPGPAYTEAHTRHLMTELTARLGADVKVEVQMVDRLEQKPNGKFKWVISHVPLGI; this is encoded by the coding sequence ATGAACCGGTTGGCGGCCGCGCTGTATAACCTGGCGCCGGTGTGGGGGCAGAACCTGATCCTCTCCGGCTACAGTCTGTTGCTCGATCGCGAACGGTACGGCGAGCGCTTTCGAGGGTTCAGGGATCTGTTGGCGAAAACGGAGTGGTATTCGGAGAGCGAGCTTCTGGCCTATCAAGATGAGCGACTGCGCGCCACGATCGCGCATGCGTACGAGGCCGTGCCGTTCTACCGGCGCCGGTTCGATGAACGCAAATTAAAACCAGCCGACATTCGCGGGCAGCGGGATTTGCCAAAAATTCCGTTGCTGACGCGCGATGAAGTGCGCGCCCATTTCGGCGAGCTATGGTCAAGCCGCATCCCTCAAGGGGCGAGAAAAACCGGTCATACCAGCGGCACAACCGGCACGCCGCTGACGGTCGGATACGATGACCAAACGATCGGGATGGCCTATGCGGCGCTTGATCGTCACTATCGGTGGGCCGGGTGCCGACTGGCTAGAGACGGCGATCGTATCGCCGTCGCGCGCGGAAACGTCATCGTGCCGTTGCATCAGAAGAAGCCGCCATTCTGGCGGCTGAATCGTTGCCACAATCAATTGCTCTTGTCCTCTTTTCATCTTTCCAAACAGAATCTGCCGGCCTATTTCGATGAGTTGGCGCGGTTCAAACCAGCCGTTCTCGATGGCTATCCATCCACGCTCTATGTGTTGGCAAAGTTTCTCCAGAGTTGTGGGCAGACGTTTCCTGTTCGAGCTGCCATCACGTCGTCGGAAACGCTCTACGACTTTCAGCGCGAATTGATCGAGGAGCGCTTTCAGTGCCGAGTCTTTGACTACTATGCGTTGGCGGAGCGCGTGGTTTTCTCAAGCGAGTGCGATCGGCATGAGGGGCATCACGTGGCGATGGAATATGGGGTTGCCGAGGTCGTCGATGACAAGGGACAGCCCGTGTCAGACGGAGCCGCGGGCAAGTTGGTCGGGACGAGTCTGCACAACGATGCCATGCCTTTGATTCGCTACGTCACGAGCGATATGACGAGTCTGCGCGAAAGACGCTGCTCGTGCGGGAGAGGGTTGACGATGATGGGCGACGTGACCACCAAGGCGGAAGACGTCCTCACGCTCAAGGACGGGCGACTCATCTCGCCGTCCGTGCTGACCCATCCGTTTAAGCCGTTGGACTGTATCGAGGGGTCGCAGATCGTCCAGACTGATCCGCAGACCGTCGTTGTGCGGCTGATCCCAGGTCCCGCCTATACGGAAGCCCATACCCGTCATTTGATGACCGAACTGACAGCTCGCTTGGGAGCCGATGTGAAGGTCGAGGTCCAAATGGTCGATCGTCTGGAGCAAAAACCCAACGGAAAATTCAAGTGGGTCATCTCACACGTTCCATTGGGAATCTGA
- a CDS encoding glycosyltransferase encodes MNVLFLSQIVPYPPHGGVLQRGYNLIRELGNEAEVHLLAFVHPDVLGGDAAMEESRVALQKHCARVEYFRLWPKASPLHRVAALTMAALSSRPFSVLAHYSGTFRQRVRELVASNQFDVIHADTIALAQFLGNRWPIPTVLTHHNIESQLMERRAGAETGFLARTYLCREARKLSTYENQMSRMFDVNVFVSEADERTLAERIPRLQTAVVPNGVDVEYFTPHQKNGRPTLIYTGGMNMFANRDAVLYFLEKMWPLIKKAVPTVRFFAVGQDPPKELLDIAARDPQVVVTGYVTDVRPFVWDATVYVVPLRVGGGTRLKVLDAMAMGKAMVSTSIGCEGLDVKPDVHLLVADEPAAFADKTIQLLRDDECRTRLGRNARELVEQCYSWKKIGRQLIEAYRLAIDGRRRRS; translated from the coding sequence ATGAACGTTCTGTTTCTCTCGCAAATTGTCCCCTATCCACCGCACGGGGGTGTGCTGCAGCGCGGATACAACCTCATCAGGGAATTGGGAAATGAAGCGGAGGTTCACCTGCTGGCGTTCGTCCATCCCGATGTGTTGGGCGGCGATGCGGCGATGGAAGAAAGTCGCGTCGCGCTGCAAAAACACTGTGCGAGGGTAGAGTATTTTCGGCTGTGGCCAAAGGCCTCACCATTGCATCGAGTCGCAGCATTGACAATGGCGGCGTTGTCTTCCCGTCCGTTCAGTGTGCTCGCGCACTATTCAGGGACATTTCGTCAACGTGTCCGCGAGTTAGTTGCGTCGAATCAGTTTGATGTCATTCATGCCGACACCATTGCGCTGGCGCAGTTTCTAGGTAACCGATGGCCGATCCCCACTGTATTGACCCACCATAACATTGAGTCTCAATTGATGGAGCGCCGAGCCGGGGCCGAGACAGGATTTCTGGCTCGAACATACCTTTGTCGTGAAGCGCGCAAGTTGTCGACCTATGAGAATCAGATGTCCCGGATGTTTGATGTCAACGTGTTTGTGTCGGAGGCCGACGAGCGGACGCTGGCCGAGAGAATTCCGAGATTGCAGACGGCCGTCGTGCCGAACGGCGTTGATGTGGAGTACTTTACGCCGCATCAGAAGAACGGCCGGCCTACGTTGATTTATACGGGCGGCATGAACATGTTCGCCAACCGCGACGCGGTTCTGTATTTTCTTGAGAAGATGTGGCCGTTGATCAAGAAAGCGGTTCCCACAGTTCGGTTTTTTGCCGTCGGCCAAGATCCGCCGAAAGAGCTGCTTGATATTGCGGCTCGTGATCCTCAAGTGGTGGTGACCGGCTATGTCACTGACGTCCGCCCTTTTGTCTGGGATGCGACGGTGTACGTCGTGCCGCTGCGAGTGGGCGGCGGAACCCGCTTGAAGGTGTTGGATGCCATGGCGATGGGGAAGGCGATGGTCTCGACGTCAATCGGCTGTGAGGGGCTTGACGTCAAGCCGGACGTTCATTTGTTGGTGGCCGACGAACCTGCGGCATTCGCGGACAAGACCATTCAATTGCTGCGGGATGATGAGTGCCGGACTCGATTGGGGCGCAACGCCCGCGAGCTTGTGGAACAATGCTATTCCTGGAAGAAAATCGGCAGACAACTTATCGAAGCCTATCGCCTGGCAATTGATGGGAGGCGCCGGCGTTCATGA